One genomic window of Candidatus Pseudobacter hemicellulosilyticus includes the following:
- the atpA gene encoding F0F1 ATP synthase subunit alpha: MVEIKPDEISAILRQQLSNFNAAADLEEVGTVLQVGDGIARVYGLSNVRSGELVEFENGVRAIALNLEEDNVGVVLMGESGDIKEGAKVRRTGKIASINVGEGMLGRVVNTLGEAIDGKGPITGERYEMPLERKAPGVIFREPVKEPLQTGLKAIDAMIPIGRGQRELIIGDRQTGKTAIAIDTIINQKEFYQAGKPVFCIYVAIGQKASTIAGVMKTLEDAGAMPYTTIVAASASDPAPLQFYAPFAGAAIGEFFRDTGRPALIIYDDLSKQAVAYREVSLLLRRPPGREAYPGDVFYLHSRLLERAAKVISDDNVAKNMNDCPDSIKHLVKGGGSLTALPIIETQASDVSAYIPTNVISITDGQIFLEGNLFNSGVRPAINVGISVSRVGGNAQIKSMKKVAGTLKLDQALYREMEAFSKFGGDLDAATKLVLDKGARNVEILKQAQYSPFAVEKQVAIIYLGTQGLLRDVSVKKVKEFEEAFLMEMETKLPNVLTEFKKGNLPEDGLKKMVELANGLIPQYK, translated from the coding sequence ATGGTAGAAATTAAGCCCGATGAGATTTCAGCGATATTGCGCCAGCAATTGAGCAATTTCAATGCAGCCGCTGACCTGGAAGAAGTCGGCACTGTATTGCAGGTGGGTGATGGTATCGCCCGTGTGTACGGTTTAAGCAACGTTCGCTCCGGTGAGCTGGTTGAGTTTGAGAATGGTGTACGCGCCATTGCCCTCAACCTGGAAGAGGACAACGTTGGTGTGGTATTGATGGGTGAGAGCGGAGATATCAAGGAAGGCGCCAAAGTACGCCGTACCGGAAAGATCGCTTCTATCAACGTTGGTGAAGGTATGCTGGGCCGCGTGGTGAACACCCTGGGTGAAGCCATAGACGGTAAAGGTCCCATTACCGGCGAACGCTACGAGATGCCCCTGGAGCGTAAAGCCCCCGGTGTTATCTTCCGTGAGCCCGTTAAGGAGCCCCTGCAAACAGGTCTGAAAGCCATTGACGCCATGATCCCCATCGGCCGTGGCCAGCGGGAGCTGATCATCGGTGACCGCCAGACCGGTAAAACAGCTATCGCCATTGACACCATCATCAACCAGAAAGAATTCTACCAGGCTGGTAAACCCGTATTCTGTATCTATGTAGCCATCGGCCAGAAAGCATCCACCATTGCCGGTGTGATGAAAACCCTGGAAGATGCCGGTGCTATGCCCTATACCACCATCGTGGCCGCCTCTGCTTCGGACCCCGCTCCGCTGCAGTTCTACGCTCCCTTTGCCGGCGCTGCCATCGGTGAATTCTTCCGCGATACCGGACGTCCTGCCCTGATCATCTATGATGATCTTTCCAAACAGGCCGTAGCTTATCGTGAAGTGTCCCTGTTGCTCCGTCGCCCGCCCGGCCGCGAAGCTTATCCTGGTGACGTATTCTATCTGCACAGCCGCCTGCTGGAACGCGCTGCCAAAGTGATCAGTGATGACAACGTTGCCAAGAATATGAATGACTGTCCCGATTCCATCAAACACCTGGTAAAAGGTGGTGGTTCCCTGACAGCTCTTCCTATCATCGAAACACAGGCCAGTGACGTGTCTGCTTATATCCCCACTAACGTGATCTCCATCACTGACGGACAGATCTTCCTGGAAGGTAACCTGTTCAACAGTGGTGTACGTCCCGCCATCAACGTAGGTATCTCTGTAAGCCGCGTAGGTGGTAACGCCCAGATCAAATCCATGAAGAAAGTAGCCGGTACCCTGAAACTGGACCAGGCCCTCTATCGGGAGATGGAAGCCTTCTCCAAATTCGGTGGCGACCTGGATGCCGCCACTAAGCTGGTTCTTGACAAAGGCGCCCGTAACGTGGAGATCCTGAAACAAGCTCAATACTCTCCTTTTGCTGTAGAAAAGCAAGTAGCCATCATCTACCTGGGTACCCAGGGGCTGCTGCGTGATGTATCTGTAAAGAAAGTAAAAGAGTTTGAAGAAGCTTTCCTGATGGAAATGGAGACTAAACTCCCCAATGTACTGACTGAGTTCAAAAAAGGCAACCTGCCTGAAGACGGTCTGAAAAAAATGGTGGAACTGGCCAACGGCCTTATCCCCCAGTACAAATAG